In one window of Duganella dendranthematis DNA:
- the waaA gene encoding lipid IV(A) 3-deoxy-D-manno-octulosonic acid transferase codes for MRLFYSLMWWLALPLVLTRLWLRGRKEPGYRQHWGERLGFYGRATESSAAPVLWVHAVSVGETRAAEPLVDALLAEYPHSRIILTHMTPTGRATGKSLFAKHGERLVQSYLPYDTASMVSRFIRHFKPSVCILMETEVWPNLIAVCGAKDVPVVLANARLSERSLRKATRFGSLLTTAARGITLVAAQTEADAQRVRSLGVQRVEVTGSIKFDVVVPDAALAIGAALRAAIGARPVLLCASTREGEEELILQAYVSARSALPADVLLLIVPRHPQRFDEVQQLIAARGLVVERRSKLALDGGAMAHSVDVLLGDSMGEMFAYYAACDVAFVGGSLLPLGGQNLIEPAALGKPVLIGQHTFNFELVTEDALAAGGAQRVTDASDLLTTAGRLLGDTAARSTMGDNALAFANQHRGATRRTLALLPALIRRA; via the coding sequence ATGCGTTTGTTTTATTCCCTGATGTGGTGGCTGGCCTTGCCGCTGGTGCTCACGCGCCTGTGGCTCCGCGGACGCAAGGAGCCGGGCTATCGCCAGCACTGGGGCGAGCGGCTGGGCTTTTACGGTCGCGCGACCGAGTCTTCGGCGGCGCCTGTGCTATGGGTCCACGCCGTCTCGGTCGGCGAAACGCGCGCCGCCGAACCGCTGGTGGACGCCTTGCTGGCCGAGTACCCGCACAGCCGCATCATCCTCACCCACATGACGCCGACCGGCCGCGCTACCGGCAAGTCGCTGTTCGCCAAGCACGGCGAGCGGCTGGTGCAATCCTATCTGCCGTATGACACGGCAAGCATGGTGTCGCGCTTCATCCGCCACTTCAAGCCCAGCGTTTGCATCTTGATGGAGACCGAAGTCTGGCCGAACCTGATTGCCGTCTGCGGCGCCAAGGACGTGCCGGTGGTGCTGGCCAACGCCCGCTTGTCGGAACGCTCGCTGCGCAAGGCCACGCGCTTCGGCTCCCTCCTGACCACTGCCGCGCGCGGCATTACGCTGGTGGCCGCGCAAACCGAAGCCGACGCGCAGCGCGTGCGGTCGCTGGGCGTGCAGCGGGTGGAAGTCACCGGCAGCATCAAGTTTGACGTGGTGGTGCCGGATGCGGCGCTGGCCATCGGCGCCGCGCTGCGCGCCGCCATCGGCGCACGTCCGGTGCTGTTGTGCGCCTCCACGCGCGAAGGCGAAGAGGAACTGATTCTGCAAGCGTATGTAAGCGCCCGCTCCGCCTTGCCGGCAGATGTGCTGCTACTGATCGTGCCACGCCACCCGCAGCGCTTCGACGAGGTGCAACAACTGATCGCCGCGCGCGGCCTGGTGGTAGAGCGCCGCAGCAAGCTGGCGCTGGATGGCGGCGCCATGGCGCACAGCGTCGACGTGCTGCTGGGCGACTCGATGGGCGAAATGTTTGCTTACTACGCGGCGTGCGACGTCGCGTTTGTCGGCGGCAGCCTGCTGCCGCTGGGCGGCCAGAACCTGATCGAACCGGCAGCCTTGGGCAAGCCGGTGCTGATCGGTCAGCACACCTTCAACTTCGAACTGGTAACGGAAGACGCCCTGGCCGCCGGCGGCGCCCAACGCGTCACGGATGCCAGCGACCTGCTCACCACCGCTGGTCGCCTGCTGGGCGACACGGCGGCCCGCAGCACCATGGGCGACAATGCCCTGGCCTTTGCCAACCAGCACCGCGGCGCTACCCGCCGTACACTGGCCCTGCTGCCGGCGCTGATCCGTCGCGCTTAG
- the waaC gene encoding lipopolysaccharide heptosyltransferase I, translating to MSTQKPLNILLVRVSSLGDVLHNMPMVADIARHYPDANIDWVVEEGFVSLVRLNARVRNVIPFALRRWRKSLGKPETRAEIKHFFRTLRQQEYDFVFDTQGLLKTGIIMGAARVVKGGRKVGLANGSEGSGYEGISRIFHHLSIPTDPRTHAVARGRIVAGAALGYPVDTPADFGLPAVPDDTPRPEWMPASYAVFFHGTARDAKKWSTENWIALGRELSPLPVLLPWGSPKELAEAERIAAGLPNARVLPKLSMADAIMVARRASLVIGVDTGLVHIAAAFVRPTVEIYADSPRWKTEGNWSPRIINLGDQGTPPAVADVLAAARSLLG from the coding sequence ATGTCGACGCAAAAGCCGCTGAATATCCTGTTGGTGCGGGTGTCGTCGCTGGGCGACGTGCTGCATAACATGCCCATGGTGGCCGACATCGCCCGCCACTACCCGGACGCGAATATCGACTGGGTGGTGGAGGAGGGCTTTGTCAGCCTGGTGCGGCTGAACGCCCGCGTGCGCAATGTGATTCCGTTCGCGTTGCGGCGCTGGCGCAAGAGCCTCGGCAAGCCGGAGACGCGCGCCGAGATCAAGCACTTCTTCCGCACGCTGCGCCAGCAGGAATACGATTTCGTGTTCGATACCCAGGGCTTGCTGAAGACCGGCATCATCATGGGCGCCGCGCGCGTGGTCAAGGGCGGCCGCAAGGTCGGCCTGGCCAATGGCAGCGAGGGCTCGGGGTATGAGGGCATCTCGCGCATTTTTCATCATCTGAGCATTCCCACCGATCCGCGTACCCATGCGGTGGCGCGCGGGCGCATCGTCGCCGGTGCGGCGCTCGGCTATCCGGTCGATACGCCGGCCGATTTCGGCTTGCCGGCGGTGCCGGACGACACGCCGCGTCCGGAGTGGATGCCGGCATCGTATGCCGTATTCTTCCACGGCACGGCGCGCGACGCCAAGAAGTGGTCGACTGAAAACTGGATCGCGCTGGGCCGCGAGCTGTCGCCGTTGCCGGTGCTGCTGCCGTGGGGTTCGCCGAAGGAACTGGCGGAGGCCGAGCGCATCGCCGCCGGCCTGCCGAATGCGCGCGTGCTGCCCAAGCTGTCGATGGCCGATGCGATCATGGTGGCGCGCCGCGCGTCGCTGGTGATCGGCGTTGATACGGGGCTGGTGCACATTGCCGCAGCCTTCGTGCGGCCGACGGTGGAAATTTATGCGGATTCGCCGCGCTGGAAGACTGAGGGTAACTGGTCGCCGCGCATTATCAATTTGGGCGATCAGGGTACGCCGCCAGCGGTGGCGGACGTACTGGCTGCAGCCCGGAGTTTGCTGGGCTGA
- a CDS encoding M48 family metallopeptidase — protein sequence MATLVKPASPDPNQPDLFGREASAPPKPVYTTPVWSVPPTPATSTKPPPVSPYVAPPETAVPVKTRPLVAPPPDLPPRRQLMVGDFILEYELRRSTRRSIGFMIDDDGLRVTAPKRITIAEIDEAIRTKQHWILSKLKERRERRAARLQKPPVEWIDGTQIPYLGQDITLRLLVGGRNRSIYNPNTRELWMTMMPGASENQLKERVKVWYQQQAKALFEERLDLYAARLGVQYHSFGLTSAGTRWGSCTADRKIRLNWKLIHFSLPLIDYVVAHELSHILEMNHSQQFWDTVGLIYPEYEDAKNLLRKRSQELPVLFP from the coding sequence CTGGCGACGCTGGTCAAACCGGCGTCCCCCGATCCGAATCAGCCGGACCTGTTTGGACGGGAGGCCTCCGCACCTCCCAAGCCGGTGTACACCACGCCGGTATGGTCGGTTCCGCCGACACCCGCCACATCGACCAAGCCACCTCCCGTATCGCCCTACGTCGCCCCGCCGGAAACCGCGGTGCCGGTCAAGACCCGGCCGCTGGTGGCGCCGCCGCCCGACCTGCCGCCGCGCCGGCAACTGATGGTGGGTGATTTCATCCTCGAATACGAATTGCGTCGCTCGACGCGGCGCTCGATCGGCTTCATGATCGACGACGACGGCCTGCGCGTGACCGCGCCCAAGCGCATCACCATCGCCGAAATCGACGAGGCGATCCGCACCAAGCAGCACTGGATCCTCAGCAAACTGAAAGAGCGGCGCGAACGCCGCGCGGCGCGGCTGCAAAAGCCGCCGGTGGAATGGATCGACGGCACCCAGATTCCGTATCTGGGCCAGGACATCACGCTGCGGCTGCTGGTGGGCGGCCGCAATCGCAGCATCTACAATCCCAACACCCGCGAGCTGTGGATGACCATGATGCCGGGCGCTAGCGAAAACCAGCTGAAGGAACGCGTCAAGGTCTGGTATCAGCAGCAGGCCAAGGCGCTATTTGAAGAGCGCCTGGATTTGTACGCCGCCCGGCTGGGCGTGCAATACCACTCGTTCGGCCTGACCTCGGCCGGCACCCGCTGGGGCTCGTGCACCGCCGACCGCAAGATCCGCCTGAACTGGAAACTGATCCACTTCTCGCTGCCGCTGATCGACTACGTAGTGGCGCACGAACTGTCGCACATCCTGGAAATGAATCACAGCCAGCAATTCTGGGACACCGTCGGCCTGATTTATCCCGAATACGAAGACGCCAAAAACCTGCTGCGCAAACGCTCGCAAGAGCTGCCCGTGCTGTTCCCCTGA
- a CDS encoding M28 family peptidase translates to MQFIPRKTLPAALLLCFATGAIAADAGPNVTAHQAEIDQIVKEISPQRIEGYVRKLVSFGTRHTMSDTVSDTRGIGAARRWIKSELERCGAAAGGRLQVSYDSHVHPVMARLSQPTEIVNVVATLPGTQAESVDRMYVVSGHYDSRVTDVMNATSDAPGANDDASGTAAVIEMACVMARHKFDATLVFMTVAAEEQGLLGAANWAELAKQKNWNIAGMLNNDIIGSSRADDGHVDNTQVRLFAEGVPAVREMSDANRALVATGGENDSITRQLARHIKETGERYVDKFSVNVIYRRDRYLRGGDHSPFLDRGYAAVRFTEPNEDFNHQHQDLREEGGKKIGDLPEYDDFNYIAQVARVNAASLSSLALAPAAPQQVKVRTAKLDNNTELVWQANKEPDLAGYRIVWRETTAPQWQGALYVGNTTQYVVPRSKDNFLFGVQAVDKDGNVSVATYPLPQR, encoded by the coding sequence ATGCAATTCATTCCTCGCAAGACCCTGCCGGCGGCGCTGCTGCTGTGCTTTGCCACCGGCGCCATCGCCGCCGATGCCGGTCCCAACGTCACCGCCCATCAGGCCGAGATCGACCAGATCGTCAAAGAGATTTCACCGCAGCGCATCGAAGGCTATGTGCGCAAGCTGGTCAGCTTCGGCACCCGTCACACCATGTCCGACACGGTGTCCGACACGCGCGGCATCGGCGCCGCGCGGCGCTGGATCAAAAGTGAGCTGGAACGTTGCGGCGCGGCGGCCGGCGGCCGGCTGCAGGTCAGCTACGACAGTCATGTGCATCCGGTGATGGCGCGTCTGAGCCAGCCGACCGAGATCGTCAACGTGGTCGCCACACTGCCGGGCACGCAGGCGGAATCGGTGGACCGCATGTACGTGGTCAGCGGCCACTACGATTCGCGCGTGACCGACGTCATGAACGCCACCAGCGATGCGCCGGGCGCCAACGACGACGCCTCCGGCACCGCCGCCGTGATCGAAATGGCGTGCGTCATGGCGCGCCACAAGTTCGACGCCACGCTAGTCTTCATGACCGTGGCGGCGGAAGAACAAGGCCTGCTGGGCGCGGCCAACTGGGCCGAGTTGGCCAAGCAGAAGAACTGGAACATCGCCGGCATGCTGAACAACGACATCATCGGCAGCTCGCGCGCCGACGACGGCCATGTCGACAATACGCAAGTGCGCCTGTTCGCCGAAGGCGTTCCGGCCGTCAGGGAGATGTCGGACGCCAACCGCGCGCTGGTGGCCACCGGCGGCGAGAACGACTCCATCACTCGCCAGCTGGCGCGCCATATCAAGGAAACCGGCGAACGCTATGTCGACAAGTTCAGCGTCAACGTGATTTACCGGCGCGACCGCTACCTGCGCGGTGGCGACCACAGCCCGTTCCTCGATCGCGGCTACGCAGCGGTGCGCTTCACCGAGCCGAACGAAGACTTCAACCACCAGCACCAGGATCTGCGTGAAGAAGGCGGCAAGAAAATCGGCGACCTTCCGGAATACGACGACTTCAACTACATCGCCCAGGTGGCGCGCGTGAATGCGGCCTCGCTGTCGTCGCTGGCGCTGGCGCCGGCCGCACCGCAGCAGGTCAAGGTACGTACCGCCAAGCTGGATAACAATACGGAACTGGTGTGGCAGGCCAACAAGGAACCGGACCTGGCCGGCTACCGCATCGTCTGGCGCGAAACCACCGCGCCGCAGTGGCAAGGCGCGCTCTACGTCGGCAATACCACGCAGTATGTGGTGCCACGCTCCAAGGATAACTTCCTGTTCGGCGTGCAGGCGGTGGACAAGGACGGCAACGTCAGCGTCGCCACCTATCCGCTGCCGCAGCGTTAA